One genomic segment of Panicum virgatum strain AP13 chromosome 2N, P.virgatum_v5, whole genome shotgun sequence includes these proteins:
- the LOC120662182 gene encoding vacuolar-sorting receptor 1-like: MGTRLRPPAWCCAMLALALVLGDPAAARFVVEKNSLRVTSPAALRGVYECAIGNFGMPQYGGTMHGVVVYPKANGKACNPFADFDFSFKPKPGGLPVFLLVDRGDCYFTTKGWNAQNAGAAAVLVADDKVEPLITMDSPESSGTEHMENITIPSALVTKRFGDDLRKALQNGDMVNVLLDWRESLPHPDERVEYELWTNSNDECGAKCDMQMNFVRSFRGIAQALEKRGYTQFTPHYITWYCPEAFVLSKQCKSQCINHGRYCAPDPEQDFSIGYDGKDVVLQNLIQICVFKVANESRKPWMWWDYVHDFAVRCPMKDKKYTRECANDVIKSLGLEFEKINKCIGDPKADKENPVLKAEQDAQIGHGSRGDVTILPTLVVNNRQYRGKLEKSSVLKAVCSGFKETTEPDICLREDIETNECLEHNGGCWLDKATNVSACKDTFRGRVCECPVVNGVKFVGDGYTHCEASGLGRCQINNGGCWKETRNGKTVSACSNEEAKGCKCPTGFKGDGVNSCEDVNECKENLFCKCKNCACENTWGSYECSCGGSNMLYIREHDTCISKHSTSSMGWGFLWVIFFGLALAGAGAYAVYKYRLRSYMDSEIRAIMAQYMPLESQEMPNQHRPVEHADI; this comes from the exons ATGGGCACGAGGctgcggccgccggcgtggTGCTGCGCGATGCTGGCGCTGGCGCTCGTGCTGGGggaccccgcggcggcgcggttcgTCGTCGAGAAGAACAGCCTGCGGGTGACCTCCCCCGCCGCGCTTCGGGGCGTCTACGAGTGCGCCATCGGCAACTTCGGCATGCCGCAGTACGGGGGCACCATGCACGGCGTCGTCGTCTACCCAAAGGCCAACGGCAAGGCCTGCAATCCCTTCGCCGACTTCGACTTCTCCTTCAAGCCCAAGCCCGGCGGCCTGCCCGTCTTCCTGCTCGTCGATCGCGGAG ACTGCTACTTCACAACCAAGGGATGGAATGCACAAAATGCTGGAGCTGCAGCAGTTCTTGTTGCTGATGATAAAGTGGAGCCTTTGATCACAATGGACTCTCCGGAATCTAGTGGTACAGAGCACATGGAGAACATCACTATTCCTTCAGCACTTGTGACAAAGAGATTTGGCGATGACCTTAGGAAAGCGCTGCAAAATGGAGATATGGTCAATGTCCTTCTGGACTGGAGGGAATCATTGCCCCATCCCGATGAGCGTGTGGAGTATGAATTGTGGACAAACAGCAATGACGAATGTGGTGCTAAATGTGACATGCAAATGAACTTCGTTAGGAGTTTCAGAGGAATAGCTCAAGCCCTTGAGAAAAGGGGCTACACCCAATTCACTCCTCATTATATTACATGGTATTGTCCAGAAGCTTTTGTCCTGAGCAAACAGTGCAAATCGCAGTGTATCAACCATGGGAGATACTGTGCACCAGATCCAGAGCAGGATTTCAgcattggatacgacggcaaaGATGTTGTGCTTCAGAACCTGATTCAAATTTGTGTGTTCAAAGTTGCCAATGAAAGTCGCAAGCCGTGGATGTGGTGGGATTATGTGCACGACTTTGCTGTTAGGTGCCCAATGAAGGATAAGAAATACACACGTGAATGTGCTAATGATGTTATCAAGTCACTTG GATTGGAATTTGAGAAAATCAACAAGTGTATTGGAGATCCTAAAGCCGATAAAGAAAATCCAGTCCTTAAAGCAGAACAGGATGCTCAA ATTGGTCATGGTTCTCGCGGCGATGTCACTATACTGCCTACCCTTGTCGTTAATAATAGACAATACAGAG GTAAGCTGGAAAAAAGTTCTGTGCTAAAAGCAGTATGCTCGGGGTTTAAGGAGACAACTGAACCTGATATCTGTTTGCGCGAAG ATATCGAGACAAATGAATGTTTGGAGCACAATGGAGGTTGCTGGTTAGACAAGGCTACCAATGTTTCCGCGTGCAAG GATACCTTCCGCGGTCGTGTTTGCGAATGCCCTGTTGTCAATGGTGTAAAGTTTGTTGGTGATGGGTACACCCACTGTGAAG CTTCCGGCCTCGGTAGGTGCCAAATCAACAACGGGGGCTGCTGGAAGGAGACCAGGAACGGAAAGACTGTCTCAGCCTGCTCA AATGAAGAAGCTAAAGGCTGCAAATGTCCGACAGGTTTCAAGGGTGATGGAGTGAACAGTTGCGAAG ATGTCAATGAATGCAAAGAGAACCTTTTCTGCAAGTGCAAGAATTGCGCTTGTGAGAATACATGGGGAAGCTATGAGTGCAGCTGTGGCGGCAGCAATATGCTGTACATCAGAGAACATGATACTTGTATCA GCAAACACTCTACCTCGTCAATGGGCTGGGGCTTCCTATGGGTTATTTTCTTTGGCCTTGCCTTGGCTGGAGCAGGAGCGTATGCCGTGTACAAATACAGGCTACGG AGCTACATGGATTCGGAGATTCGCGCGATCATGGCTCAGTACATGCCCCTGGAGAGCCAAGAAATGCCGAACCAACACCGCCCCGTGGAGCACGCAGACATCTGA
- the LOC120662183 gene encoding WRKY transcription factor 55-like: MAAYSASGGADGGGRSSPPAAAPRAVVDNLIDIRERTEMLRNMLQGSPTPPGTPAVAADATPGTSELIDGIMNSLSSALSAALDTTAGGHGQGRRRRRAGAVTGSGPQRRSTTRRRSHSPFLRTVTTSSLDDGNSWRKYGQKHIQDSPNNPRSYFRCTHKPDQGCKATRQVQASDDNPSEFVISYYGQHTCRDPSTIPLVIDAAAAPPDDCANLISFGSATLGLGASTTTLAAVPPQPQALDPTMFISRMVGYSSSLPAQDYRYGSEELHSSSASPAAEVAAVVGSAGTTSSAIVGSAPAEYYWGGHGAGSFPSSPSSLGFMTGSFGSFGNAGDDDMFGFDP, translated from the exons ATGGCGGCGTATTCAGctagcggcggcgccgacggtgGCGGCCGCTCGTCACCACCTGCCGCGGCTCCTCGGGCGGTGGTGGACAACCTGATCGACATCCGTGAGCGAACGGAGATGCTCCGGAACATGCTGCAGGGGTCGCCCACGCCGCCCGGAacgcccgccgtcgccgccgacgccacacCTGGGACCAGCGAGCTGATAGACGGGATCATGAACAGCCTGTCGAGCGCGCTGTCGGCAGCTCTGGACAccaccgccggcggccatggacagggccggaggaggaggagagctggCGCGGTGACCGGGTCTGGACCGCAGCGCCGGAGCACCACCAGGAGAAG ATCACACAGCCCCTTCTTGAGGACAGTCACTACAAGTTCTCTGGATGATGGCAACTCATGGAGAAAGTACGGCCAAAAACATATCCAAGACTCGCCTAATAACCCAAG GAGCTACTTCAGGTGCACCCACAAGCCAGACCAAGGGTGCAAGGCGACCAGGCAGGTCCAGGCCTCCGATGACAACCCGTCCGAGTTCGTCATCAGCTACTACGGCCAGCACACCTGCCGGGACCCCTCCACGATCCCGCTCGTcatcgatgccgccgccgctccgcccgacGACTGCGCAAACCTCATCAGCTTCGGTTCCGCTACCCTGGGCCTGGGCGCATCCACGACCACGCTCGCCGCCGTTCCTCCCCAACCCCAAGCCTTGGATCCGACCATGTTCATCTCTCGCATGGTCGGGTACAGCTCCTCTCTGCCGGCGCAGGACTACCGCTACGGCAGCGAGGAGCTGCACAGCAGCAGCGCCTCACCGGCCGCAGAGGTGGCCGCCGTGGTGGGATCAGCTGGAACGACCTCGTCGGCCATCGTGGGGTCGGCACCGGCGGAGTACTACTGGGGAGGCCATGGCGCAGGCAGCTTCCCGTCGTCTCCTAGCAGCCTCGGGTTCATGACGGGCTCGTTTGGATCCTTTGGGAACGCCGGGGATGATGACATGTTTGGCTTCGATCCCTGA